From the Tetrapisispora phaffii CBS 4417 chromosome 10, complete genome genome, one window contains:
- the YRB2 gene encoding Yrb2p (similar to Saccharomyces cerevisiae YRB2 (YIL063C); ancestral locus Anc_7.253) yields the protein MSEVNDKNIDSAKDVGEGKPFVPKIDDNPIKRYRSDDDKKESESTTEAPSKKLKIETNESKDETNNSNDENAIETLENSQEKEPLTETKPKFVFGSTSIFGSGFALAKSDAAKKENKKTDEKIEEKQSPTLKPYSFGSGFSFGGGFNVLKNKETSLESKQKDDDTTNSNEESSVKSEAIKDDSEAGASESKSNFIKLEKQDLKSGEELETLLHQVNAKLYQLTDIDEGWKERGIGLLKINKNSENRKARLVMRSRVLLKVILNLPLMKEFKISKGFPGSLQTEKFVRIIAVNEEKIPVQYAFKLANADSADDLYSIMEKEMLK from the coding sequence atGTCAGAAgtaaatgataaaaatatagattCTGCAAAGGATGTAGGAGAGGGGAAACCATTTGTGCcaaaaattgatgataatccaataaaaagatatagatcagatgatgataaaaaagaatCAGAATCAACAACTGAAGCACCttcaaagaaattaaaaatcgAAACCAATGAATCTAAAGATGAAACTAACAATAGTAATGATGAGAATGCCATTGAAACATTAGAAAATAGTCAAGAAAAGGAACCATTAACAGAGACCAAGCCTAAGTTTGTGTTTGGAAGTACATCTATATTTGGCAGCGGATTTGCCTTAGCGAAATCTGATGCTGCAAAGAAGGAGAATAAGAAGACAGATGAAAAGATTGAAGAGAAACAGTCACCTACTTTGAAACCATATTCTTTTGGTTCCGGATTTTCTTTTGGTGGAGgatttaatgttttaaagaataaagAAACCTCTTTAGAGAGTAAACAAAAAGATGACGATACAACTAATTCCAATGAGGAGTCATCAGTCAAGAGTGAAGCCATAAAAGATGATTCAGAGGCTGGTGCTAGTGAAAGTAAAAGCAACTTCATAAAACTAGAAAAACAAGATTTGAAATCAGgtgaagaattagaaacTTTACTACATCAAGTTAACGcaaaattatatcaacTAACAGACATAGATGAAGGTTGGAAAGAAAGAGGTATTGGGTTATTAaagattaataaaaattccGAAAACAGAAAAGCCCGTCTTGTTATGAGATCAAGAGTCTTATTAAAAGTCATTTTGAATCTACCGTTAATGAAGGAGTTCAAAATATCTAAAGGATTCCCAGGTTCGTTAcaaactgaaaaatttgttAGAATCATTGCTGTGAACGAAGAAAAGATCCCTGTCCAATATGCCTTCAAGCTTGCTAATGCTGATTCGGCTGATGACTTATATAGCATTATGGAAAAAGAAATgcttaaataa
- the ARG56 gene encoding bifunctional acetylglutamate kinase/N-acetyl-gamma-glutamyl-phosphate reductase (similar to Saccharomyces cerevisiae ARG5,6 (YER069W); ancestral locus Anc_7.251), producing MPSPVLLRSVTETLKKHASLKNSILISIKSLSYLSNVKKNQDCRISFSRIVPNKRCISTKPLASTIASIPIGSESTRSTVIQLLNNISTKREVEQYLKYFTSVSQQQFAVIKVGGAIISDNLKELASCLAFLYHVGLYPIILHGTGPQVNSRLEAKGIEPDYIDGIRITDDNTMSVVRECFLEQNLKLVTALEQLGVRARPITSGVFNANYLDKDKYKLVGDITGVTKDPIEASIKAGALPILTSLAETPSGQMLNVNADVAASELARVFEPLKIVYLNEKGGIINGDTKEKVSMINLDEEYDELMKQQWVKYGTKLKIKQIKELLDFLPRSSSVAIIDVHDLQRELFTDSGAGTMIRRGYKLSKKTKLSEFSSIEVLRDVLEKDQDIIEGKESAAMYMTKLQNSDFKIISDEPMNAVAIVTSSNSVVPKLDKFICDKTSWLNNVTDNIFNTLNKEFTQLHWIVNEDDTNIAWHFARSEGSYLKNGKILFWYGIKDLETVSKLISDFTKSTISSTSYGGQSSGVFGTGRSNRFYSTRTAPKVDGTNNQPRNVGIIGARGYTGRNIVSLINGHPYLEISHVSSRELKGKKLEGYTKADITYDNLTIDDIKSLEANHKIDLWIMALPNKVSEPFIQAINEVPNSKSKIVDLSADHRFVSQDQWAYGLPELNDRVIISTAKRISNPGCYATGSQVVIAPLKEYIDGLPTIFGVSGYSGAGTKPSPKNNPEFLDNNLIPYALTNHIHEKEISTHLGTEVAFIPHVGQWFQGITLTVSIPIKKGSLTNEKAAEIYRTFYKDEQLVYVKDDVPLVKDIAQTHGIMVGGFKVNDAHDRIVVVATIDNLLKGAATQCLQNINLALGYGEYSGIPNDKILKE from the coding sequence tttcaattaaatcattatcatatttatcaaatgtgaaaaaaaatcaagACTGTAGAATTTCTTTCTCGAGAATTGTCCCAAATAAAAGATGCATCTCGACAAAACCATTGGCAAGTACTATAGCATCTATTCCAATCGGTAGCGAATCAACAAGATCAACAGTGATTCAacttttgaataatatcaGTACCAAGAGAGAAGTAGagcaatatttaaaatactTCACTTCTGTCTCACAACAACAGTTTGCAGTGATAAAGGTTGGGGGTGCAATTATAagtgataatttaaaagaattggCTTCTTGTTTAGCTTTCTTATACCATGTTGGGTTGTATCCAATTATTTTACATGGTACTGGTCCACAAGTTAATAGTAGATTGGAGGCTAAAGGGATAGAACCCGATTACATAGATGGTATTAGAATAACTGATGATAATACAATGAGTGTAGTGAGAGAATGTTTTCTAGAgcaaaatttgaaattggtTACTGCTTTGGAACAATTAGGTGTTCGTGCAAGACCAATCACATCGGGCGTGTTCAATGCTAACTACCTAGACaaagataaatataaattagtAGGTGATATCACTGGTGTCACTAAGGATCCAATAGAAGCCTCTATCAAAGCAGGTGCCCTGCCAATTTTAACATCTTTGGCTGAAACACCTTCTGGTCAAATGTTAAACGTAAATGCTGATGTTGCCGCCAGTGAATTAGCTCGTGTTTTTGAACCATTGAAAATTGTCTATTTAAATGAGAAAGGTGGTATTATAAATGGTGATACTAAGGAAAAAGTCTCAATGATAAATCTAGATGAAGAATATGATGAGTTAATGAAACAACAATGGGTTAAATATGGTacaaaattgaagattaaacaaattaaagaattgtTGGATTTCTTACCAAGATCATCATCTGTTGCTATTATTGACGTTCATGATTTACAAAGAGAATTATTCACAGACTCCGGCGCTGGTACTATGATCAGAAGAGGTTACAAATTATCCAAAAAGACTAAACTATCTGAATTTTCTTCCATAGAAGTTTTGAGAGATGTATTAGAAAAAGATCaagatattattgaagGTAAAGAGTCTGCAGCAATGTATATGACTAAATTACAGAACtctgattttaaaattatttccGATGAACCAATGAATGCCGTGGCTATTGTTACTTCCTCAAATAGTGTCGTTCCAAAATTAGATAAATTCATCTGTGACAAAACTTCATGGTTAAATAATGTGACTGATAACATATTTAACACTTTAAATAAGGAGTTTACACAACTACATTGGATTGTAAACGAAGATGATACAAATATCGCTTGGCATTTCGCTAGATCTGAAGGTTCCTATTTGAAGAAtggaaaaatattattctgGTACGGTATAAAGGATTTAGAAACCGTCTCCAAGTTGATATCAGACTTCACAAAATCAACTATATCATCTACATCATATGGTGGCCAATCATCCGGGGTTTTTGGAACTGGCAGATCGAATAGATTTTATTCCACAAGAACTGCTCCTAAAGTCGATGGCACAAACAATCAGCCAAGAAATGTTGGTATCATTGGTGCAAGAGGTTACACAGGAAGAAATATTGTATCATTGATAAATGGCCATCCATATTTAGAAATATCACACGTTTCTTCTCGTGAACTAAAAGGTAAAAAGTTAGAAGGATATACAAAGGCAGATATAACCTATGATAATTTGACGATAGACGACATCAAATCACTAGAGGCAAATCACAAAATTGACTTATGGATTATGGCTTTACCAAATAAAGTTTCTGAACCATTTATCCAAGCAATCAATGAAGTTCCAAACTCCAAATCTAAAATTGTCGATTTATCCGCTGATCATAGATTTGTTTCACAGGATCAATGGGCGTACGGTTTACCAGAACTAAATGATAGAGTTATAATTTCAACAGCTAAAAGAATTTCCAACCCAGGTTGTTATGCTACCGGTTCTCAAGTTGTCATTGCGCCACTAAAAGAATACATTGATGGTTTACCTACTATATTTGGTGTCTCTGGCTATTCAGGAGCTGGCACAAAGCCATCGCCAAAAAATAATCCTGAGTTTTTAGACAATAACTTAATTCCATACGCTTTGACTAATCATATTcatgaaaaagaaatatcaaCTCATTTAGGTACTGAAGTGGCATTTATTCCACATGTCGGACAATGGTTTCAAGGCATTACATTGACCGTGTCTATCCCAATCAAGAAGGGATCATTGACAAATGAAAAAGCTGCAGAGATATACAGAACATTTTACAAGGATGAACAACTAGTGTATGTTAAAGATGATGTTCCTCTCGTCAAAGATATCGCTCAAACACACGGTATCATGGTGGGTGGCTTCAAAGTCAATGATGCACATGATCgtattgttgttgttgccacaattgataatttattaaaaggTGCAGCAACTCAATGTCtacaaaatatcaatctAGCTTTGGGTTATGGTGAATATAGTGGTATTCCAAATGACAAAATCTTGAAAGAATAA
- the FIS1 gene encoding Fis1p (similar to Saccharomyces cerevisiae FIS1 (YIL065C); ancestral locus Anc_7.255), giving the protein MSKIDYLPTLQDAYEPLLPQQVEILRQIVVSEGGDAASIQSRFNYAWALIKSNDVNNQRLGIKLLTDIFKEASSRRRECLYYLTIGCYKVNEFTMARRYVNTLRENEPNNSQIIQLQKMVENKIQKEAWMGIAVATGVVAGAAAIAGMFMKSKRR; this is encoded by the coding sequence aTGTCAAAAATTGACTATTTACCTACTTTGCAAGATGCATATGAACCATTACTACCACAGCAAGTAGAAATACTTCGTCAAATTGTGGTCTCAGAAGGTGGAGATGCAGCATCTATTCAGTCACGATTCAACTACGCTTGGGctttaataaaatcaaatgatGTGAATAACCAACGATTGGGTATTAAACTATTGacagatatatttaagGAAGCTTCATCAAGGAGAAGGGAATGTCTATATTATCTCACAATAGGCTGCTACAAAGTAAACGAGTTTACAATGGCAAGGAGGTATGTAAATACGTTACGTGAAAATGAACCAAATAATTCACAAATAATACAACTTCAAAAGATGGTTGagaataaaatacaaaaagAAGCATGGATGGGAATAGCTGTTGCCACTGGAGTAGTGGCAGGAGCAGCTGCAATTGCAGGGATGTTCATGAAATCCAAAAGAAGATAA
- the TPHA0J00970 gene encoding ribonucleoside-diphosphate reductase large subunit (similar to Saccharomyces cerevisiae RNR1 (YER070W) and RNR3 (YIL066C); ancestral locus Anc_7.256), whose translation MFVIKRDGRKEPVRFDKITARISRLCYGLDSDHVDPVKVTQRIISGVYEGVTTEELDNLAAETAAYMTTVHPDYAILAARLAISNLHKQTTKCFSDVIQQLYEYINPENNKPAKLISDDVYEVVMKHKDELNSAIVFDRDFQFNYFGFKTLERSYLLKMNNKVAERPQHMIMRVALGIHGDDIESVLETYNLMSQRYFTHASPTLFNAGTPNPQMSSCFLVAMKDDSLDGIFDTLKECAMISKTAGGIGLHAHNIRATGSYIAGTNGTSNGLIPMLRVFNNTARYVDQGGNKRPGAIAIYLEPWHDDIFDFVDIRKNHGKEEMRARDLFPALWVPDLFMKRVEENGDWTLFSPSEAPGLSDVYGAEFEALYNKYVAEGRGRRTIKAQKLWYSILEAQTETGTPFIVYKDACNRKSNQKNLGTIKSSNLCCEIVEYSAPDETAVCNLASIALPAFIDVSEDGNTQTYNFQKLHDVAKVLTRNLNRVIDRNYYPVEEAKNSNFRHRPIALGIQGLADTFQLLRLPFESQKAKELNIHIFETLYHAALESSCELAQKDGPYPSYQGSPVSKGVLQYDMWGVDPTDLWDWAPLKANIKKHGIRNSLLLAPMPTASTSQILGYNECFEPFTSNMYQRRTLSGEFQIVNPYLLRDLVDLGLWNDSMKQHLITANGSIADLPNVPQELKEIYKTVWEISQKTIIEFAADRSAFIDQSHSLNIHIRAPTFGKLTSMHFYGWKKGLKTGMYYLRTQAASAAIQFTIDAKVAEQAANAKANLINLKRPRYISHNSNSSDATEQEETSKSATPVFISTSDTIASSMSSLKMDEPINVVTSTEPVKEEPKKEMKDKSEMNQDEFDIFNSKVVACAIDNPEACEMCSG comes from the coding sequence atgttCGTTATAAAAAGAGATGGCCGTAAAGAACCAGTCAGATTCGACAAAATCACCGCAAGAATTTCTCGTTTATGCTATGGTTTAGATTCTGATCATGTTGATCCTGTCAAGGTCACTCAAAGAATTATCAGCGGTGTCTACGAAGGTGTCACTACTGAAGAGTTAGATAACTTAGCTGCTGAAACTGCTGCTTACATGACCACTGTTCATCCAGATTATGCTATTCTTGCTGCTAGATTGgctatttcaaatttacaTAAACAAACCACTAAATGCTTTTCTGATGTCATTCAACAATTATATGAATACATTAACCCAGAGAATAATAAACCAGCTAAGTTGATTTCTGATGATGTTTATGAAGTTGTTATGAAACATAAGGATGAGTTAAACTCCGCTATTGTCTTCGACAGGGATTTccaattcaattatttcGGTTTCAAGACTCTAGAAAGATCATATTTGTTAAAGATGAACAATAAAGTCGCTGAACGTCCACAACATATGATTATGAGAGTCGCTTTAGGTATTCATGGTGACGATATTGAATCAGTATTAGAAACATACAATTTAATGTCTCAAAGATATTTCACTCATGCTTCTCCAACTTTATTCAATGCTGGTACCCCAAACCCACAAATGTCTTCTTGTTTCTTAGTTGCCATGAAAGATGATTCTTTAGATGGTATTTTCGACACATTAAAAGAATGTGCTATGATTTCGAAGACTGCTGGTGGTATCGGTCTACATGCCCACAATATTCGTGCCACTGGTTCTTATATTGCCGGTACTAACGGTACGTCCAACGGTTTGATTCCAATGTTAAGAGTTTTCAACAACACTGCTCGTTACGTCGATCAAGGTGGTAACAAGAGACCAGGTGCTATTGCTATCTATTTAGAACCATGGCACGACGATATTTTCGATTTTGTTGATATCAGAAAGAATCATGGTAAGGAAGAAATGAGAGCTAGAGATTTATTTCCAGCTCTATGGGTCCCAGATTTATTCATGAAACGTGTTGAAGAAAACGGTGATTGGACTTTATTCTCCCCAAGTGAAGCTCCGGGTTTATCTGACGTGTATGGTGCTGAATTTGAAGCCTTATATAACAAATACGTTGCTGAAGGACGTGGTAGAAGAACTATCAAAGCACAAAAGCTATGGTATTCTATTTTAGAAGCTCAAACTGAAACCGGTACTCCGTTCATTGTCTACAAAGATGCCTGTAACAGAAAGTCTAATCAGAAGAACTTGGGTACCATTAAGTCTTCCAACTTATGTTGTGAAATTGTTGAATACTCTGCTCCAGATGAAACTGCTGTCTGTAACTTAGCTTCTATTGCTTTGCCAGCCTTTATTGACGTTAGCGAAGACGGTAACACTCAAACCTATaactttcaaaaattacaTGATGTCGCTAAGGTATTGACACGTAACTTGAATAGGGTTATTGACCGTAATTACTACCCAGTTGAGGAAGCTAAAAACTCAAATTTCAGACACAGACCAATTGCTTTAGGTATTCAAGGTTTGGCTGATACTTTCCAATTATTACGTCTTCCATTTGAATCCCAAAAGGCTaaagaattgaatattCATATCTTTGAAACTTTATACCATGCTGCATTAGAGTCTTCTTGTGAGTTAGCACAAAAGGATGGACCATATCCATCATACCAAGGTTCTCCAGTTTCTAAAGGTGTTTTGCAATATGATATGTGGGGTGTTGATCCAACAGATCTATGGGATTGGGCTCCTTTAAAAGCTAATATCAAGAAACATGGTATTAGGAACTCCCTATTGTTGGCACCAATGCCAACTGCCTCTACTTCCCAAATTTTAGGTTACAATGAATGTTTCGAACCATTCACATCCAATATGTATCAACGTCGTACTTTGTCTGGTGAATTCCAGATTGTTAATCCATATTTATTACGTGATTTAGTTGATTTAGGTTTATGGAATGATTCTATGAAGCAACATTTAATTACCGCTAACGGTTCTATTGCTGATTTACCAAATGTTCCACAAGAATTAAAGGAAATATATAAGACTGTTTGGGAGATCTCTCAAAAGAccattattgaatttgCTGCTGACCGTTCTGCTTTCATTGATCAATCTCATTCTTTGAACATTCACATCCGTGCCCCAACTTTTGGTAAGTTGACCAGTATGCATTTCTACGGTTGGAAGAAGGGTTTGAAGACTGGTATGTACTATCTAAGAACACAAGCTGCTTCAGCTGCTATTCAATTCACTATTGATGCTAAGGTTGCTGAACAAGCAGCAAACGCTAAAGCCAATTTAATTAACTTAAAACGTCCAAGATACATTTCTCacaattcaaattcaaGCGATGCAACTGAACAAGAAGAAACGTCAAAGTCTGCCACTCCAGTCTTTATTTCTACTAGTGACACAATCGCTTCAAGTATgtcttctttaaaaatggaTGAACCAATTAATGTGGTCACATCTACTGAACCTGTCAAAGAAGAACCAAAAAAGGAGATGAAGGATAAATCTGAAATGAACCAAGATGAATTCGATATTTTCAACTCAAAAGTTGTCGCATGTGCTATCGATAACCCAGAAGCCTGTGAAATGTGTTCAGGTTAA
- the TPHA0J00960 gene encoding uncharacterized protein (similar to Saccharomyces cerevisiae YBR259W; ancestral locus Anc_1.344), with the protein MSKYDDQLLKETYVQELSHSFETLSVITFDTDYLNKLVTLLLKSNTINIKGLSTWIRNVIFLQFAKLMPSNMKTQHLTIIKASIIESNIRAMLQIIESHCNYLETSLGINNLGHELNSKILSSFNEVISKNYNTFSESLKVEIDNYINSLDSLSSNKFYAIIDFSVEYHILNQDNVDKFLNRSLNVKGLNSKLPFVAEAMMWKRRLEIFEYLYQINLIPSIYPAYSNYNIIFKGFFNDISLTKLSQHDIGTLLFSGMNIDDPLIQLFVKSRCITQDKNIDILLHSIYLIDPYIADIGEDVENKISMHNQVLVDKIIQLLRSTYANSMMLEEDDIHQRFNLFLNSQYKENYNILKDGASPTNPYLMELCESIPSFIFHYMPYPEVYFEKYYLPSLFRRILMLNDSFPRLFKDKRCLENQILTYVNNYYKANPNTNIFINIKRIFSLIDVASTSFINHPQKLVGLSLNTLILKESIYRETDIHKINDSICWPNQELQNIWDTIKDRYQKEGKILKNSASYHIIETSTPFKLSNGDTMRLITNLTMASILQLFNDNLNLTQQAIQLALIKDTNSKYCFSGEIDTNLKKLAKRGILAYNKTFKTYSINNTFKPGPKTEQTGRLRCF; encoded by the coding sequence ATGAGTAAATATGATGACCAACTTTTAAAGGAAACATACGTGCAGGAACTTTCGCATAGTTTTGAGACACTCTCAGTGATAACATTCGATACTGACTATCTAAATAAACTTGTAACATTGCTATTAAAGTCTAatacaattaatattaaaggTTTATCTACATGGATTCGAAATGTGATATTTCTCCAATTTGCTAAACTAATGCCATCTAACATGAAAACTCAGCACTTGACAATTATAAAAGCTTCCATTATTGAAAGCAACATCAGAGCAATGTTACAAATAATAGAGAGTCATTGCAATTACTTAGAAACCTCTCTAGGTATCAACAATTTAGGACATGAGTTGAATTCGaaaattttatcttcatttaatgAGGTCATCTCCAAGAATTATAATACATTTAGTGAATCATTAAAGGTTGAAATTGacaattatattaatagtctagattcattatcatctaataaattttatgcTATTATTGATTTCTCTGTTGAATATCACATTTTGAACCAAGATAATGTcgataaatttttaaacaGGTCATTGAATGTAAAAGGTTTAAATTCTAAACTACCCTTTGTTGCAGAGGCTATGATGTGGAAAAGAAGACTcgaaatttttgaatatctaTATCAGATAAACTTAATACCAAGCATTTATCCAGCATATTCTAACTATAATATAATCTTTAAAggattttttaatgatataagCTTAACGAAGTTGTCTCAACATGATATTGGTACGTTATTGTTTTCTGGAATGAACATAGATGATCCGTTAATCCAACTGTTTGTAAAATCAAGATGCATTACACAAGACAAGAATATAGACATACTTCTGCattctatttatttaatagaCCCTTATATTGCTGACATAGGTGAAGatgttgaaaataaaataagtaTGCATAACCAAGTATTAgttgataaaataattcaacTATTACGTTCAACTTATGCTAATTCGATGATGTTAGAAGAGGACGATATACATCAAAGATTCAatctatttttaaattcacaatacaaagaaaattataacattttaaaagatgGAGCTTCGCCCACTAATCCTTATTTAATGGAACTTTGTGAGTCTATCCCatctttcatttttcattatatgcCATACCCTGAAGTTTactttgaaaaatactATTTACCATCACTGTTCAGAAGAATTCTCATGTTAAATGATTCATTTCCaagattatttaaagataaacGATGCTTagaaaatcaaatattgacATACGtgaataattattataaggCAAATCCAAATaccaatatttttatcaatataaaGAGAATTTTCTCACTTATAGATGTTGCAAGTACGTCATTCATTAACCATCCTCAAAAATTGGTTGGATTATCACTAAATACCCTTATCTTAAAAGAAAGTATTTATAGAGAAACGGATAtacataaaataaatgattcGATATGTTGGCCAAATCAAGAACTTCAAAACATTTGGGACACCATTAAAGATCGATATCAAAAAGAAGGCAAAATTCTGAAAAATTCTGCAAGTTATCACATTATTGAAACTTCTACGCCattcaaattatcaaatgGTGATACAATGAGGTTAATTACCAATCTTACGATGGCTAGcatattacaattatttaacgataatttgaatttgacTCAACAAGCTATCCAATTAGCACTGATTAAGGACactaattcaaaatattgtttcagTGGTGAAATTGACACtaatttaaagaaactaGCAAAGAGAGGAATTTTAgcatataataaaacttttaaGACTTATTCCATCAACAACACTTTTAAGCCCGGTCCTAAGACCGAACAAACTGGTAGATTAAGGTGTTTTTAA